The following coding sequences lie in one Flavobacterium cyclinae genomic window:
- a CDS encoding AMP-binding protein: MKHYEDNFAHNSLPVLELQPEYTFLELPQFQHPEMLNCVDRLLDSHIREGRGNNSCIRTFEETWTYQDLYEKANQIAHVLVDDLGLQSGNRVLIRSANNPMMVACWFAILKAGGIVVATMPLLRSKELTTIIDCAEISHVLCDKELEEEIHLVKSNFLKQTCFYGNSQLEELMASKPKTFDNYHSKSDSVALIGFTSGTTGLPKMTAHYHRDILNICEAFPQYSLQPTPNDIFTGSPPLGFTFGLGGLVLFPMYFGASSFLIEKPSPDLLLKAIQDFKITICFTAPTAWRIITTKIQDYDISSLRKCVSAGETLPLKVWQDWYDAIGLKIIDGIGATEMLHIFISSNEENMKPGATGKAITGYEAKIIDTEGNELPRNEAGRLAVRGITGCKYLNREEKQREYVENGWNITGDIFRQDEEGYFHFVARGDDMIISSGYNIAAIEVESVLLTHEDILECAVVGLPDEERGMLVCAHIVLHDTTKATDAMKNRIQHWFKEVAAPYKYPRVINFVECLPKTETGKIQRFKLK; the protein is encoded by the coding sequence ATGAAACATTACGAAGATAATTTCGCTCACAATAGCTTGCCAGTTCTGGAATTACAACCAGAATACACCTTTTTGGAATTACCGCAATTCCAACATCCTGAAATGCTGAATTGCGTTGATAGATTGTTAGATAGCCATATTCGTGAAGGACGTGGAAATAATAGTTGTATTCGTACGTTTGAGGAAACTTGGACCTATCAAGATTTATATGAAAAAGCGAATCAAATTGCTCATGTTTTGGTGGATGATTTAGGATTACAATCTGGTAATCGCGTTTTGATTCGTTCGGCTAACAATCCCATGATGGTCGCGTGTTGGTTTGCTATTTTAAAAGCGGGTGGAATTGTTGTGGCAACCATGCCATTGCTTCGTTCTAAAGAATTGACTACGATTATCGATTGTGCCGAAATTTCGCATGTGTTGTGCGATAAGGAATTGGAAGAAGAAATTCACTTAGTAAAATCTAATTTCTTAAAACAAACCTGTTTTTACGGAAATTCGCAATTGGAGGAATTAATGGCTTCTAAACCTAAAACTTTCGATAATTATCATTCGAAATCGGATTCGGTGGCTTTGATTGGTTTCACTTCTGGAACTACGGGTTTACCCAAAATGACGGCACATTATCATAGAGATATTTTGAATATTTGCGAAGCGTTTCCACAGTATTCACTACAACCCACTCCAAACGATATTTTTACAGGAAGTCCACCTTTAGGATTTACGTTCGGTTTAGGTGGATTGGTGTTGTTTCCCATGTATTTTGGAGCTTCTTCATTTTTAATCGAAAAACCGAGTCCCGATTTATTATTGAAAGCGATTCAAGATTTTAAAATAACGATTTGCTTCACCGCTCCTACTGCTTGGCGCATCATCACAACCAAAATTCAAGATTACGATATTTCAAGTTTAAGAAAATGTGTGTCTGCTGGCGAAACTTTGCCACTAAAAGTTTGGCAAGATTGGTACGATGCTATAGGTTTAAAAATCATTGACGGAATTGGTGCTACCGAAATGTTGCATATTTTTATTTCATCCAATGAAGAAAATATGAAACCTGGCGCTACAGGTAAAGCGATTACAGGTTACGAAGCCAAAATCATTGACACAGAAGGTAACGAATTACCAAGAAATGAAGCTGGAAGACTAGCCGTTCGTGGAATTACAGGTTGCAAATACCTAAATCGAGAAGAAAAACAACGCGAATACGTAGAAAACGGTTGGAACATCACAGGCGATATTTTTCGTCAAGATGAAGAAGGTTATTTTCATTTTGTGGCTCGTGGTGATGATATGATTATTTCTTCGGGCTATAATATTGCGGCAATTGAAGTAGAATCCGTACTTTTAACCCACGAAGATATTTTGGAATGTGCTGTAGTAGGTTTACCTGATGAAGAACGAGGAATGTTAGTCTGTGCTCATATTGTATTACATGATACTACTAAAGCAACAGATGCAATGAAGAATCGTATTCAACACTGGTTCAAAGAAGTAGCTGCTCCTTATAAATACCCAAGAGTCATTAATTTTGTGG